The nucleotide sequence TTCAGCAATCGGCAAAACTTTTGAAAGCACCACCCTCGAAGTTAGGGACTTCCTCGTCGACGGATTCAAGTACGGAGCGTTCGAACGGTCCGATGATCATCCGCACCGCCCAACTCGCGTTGATCACGAAAGACTTCGACAATACGCGGTCCACAATAGAAGCAATTCTCAAGCGCCATCGCGGCTACCTTGGCGAATTGAAAGTTGGAGGCTCGACTGGCAGTGGACGTACGCTCAACGCCACCTTGCGAGTTCCCGCCGACCAACTTGATGCCAGCCTGACGGAATTGAAAGGGTTTGGGCGCGTTGAATCCGAATCGCAAACTGGACAGGATGTGACGTCACAATATGTTGATCTTCAGGCGCGACTCGCGAATTCGCGCAACACCGAGCAACGGCTCACCGATTTACTGCGCAACCGCACGGGCAAACTGTCTGATGTGCTCGAGGTCGAACAGGAAGTGGATCGTGTTCGGGGCGAAATCGAACAGATGGAAGCGGAACGAAAGAGCATGTCGAATCAGGTCGGTTTCGCGACGCTGAATGTGACGATCAAGGAAGACTACCAGGCACAGTTGCAAGTTGTGCCCCCATCGACCTGGACACGGCTTATCAACGCGGCCATCAGTGGTTACAAGGACATGGTGGAAGGCGTCATGAGCCTAGCGCTCTTCCTGCTCGAGGTTGGGCCCACGTTACTGTTTTGGATCGCAGTGCTGTTTCTACCAGCTCGACTCGTGTGGAAAAAAGTGAGGCGCAGCTTTGCGAGCTAATCTATTGGAGCGGCTCCCCCGAACTCAGGCAATCATCGGCGGATCCGCTTACATCGACTCGGACGATCTGAGTTTCGTCCGAGCAAAAGGCCCTGGTTCCCGTATTGCGCGCGTTCACCGGATAGGCTACGA is from Acidobacteriota bacterium and encodes:
- a CDS encoding DUF4349 domain-containing protein translates to MNKVIHPMEPEELMAYLDGELPSDRTEIAALHLRECPECREVVAGLRRVSQGLVVWEAGSTDVRVPAALASALDENVERMGKTFVVRPTWRGVLRRNWKQAAWVGAFAVIAMAVYVVPGEFRVRDFKRLEIDDDSRPAERLRSQAPGDYMHAPTAPASLAAGSSQEANQYDHLQQSAKLLKAPPSKLGTSSSTDSSTERSNGPMIIRTAQLALITKDFDNTRSTIEAILKRHRGYLGELKVGGSTGSGRTLNATLRVPADQLDASLTELKGFGRVESESQTGQDVTSQYVDLQARLANSRNTEQRLTDLLRNRTGKLSDVLEVEQEVDRVRGEIEQMEAERKSMSNQVGFATLNVTIKEDYQAQLQVVPPSTWTRLINAAISGYKDMVEGVMSLALFLLEVGPTLLFWIAVLFLPARLVWKKVRRSFAS